A genomic stretch from Desulfurococcaceae archaeon MEX13E-LK6-19 includes:
- a CDS encoding peroxiredoxin: MPGEIPLIGEKFPELEVMTTHGPKKLPDDYKGKWFVLFSHPADFTPVCTTEFVAFAKRYSDFKKLNTELIGLSVDSTFSHIKWIEWIKEKFGVEIPFPIIADPQGVVARKLGMLHAESATHTVRAVFVVDDKGVIRTILYYPLNMGRLIDEILRIVKGLQIVDKYGRALPANWPNNELIGDGVIVPPAATIQEAEERLKEYKCFDWWFCYEEKKVPEEDVKQVREFLKRAAEGAK, translated from the coding sequence ATGCCTGGTGAAATACCTCTAATCGGGGAGAAGTTTCCTGAACTAGAAGTAATGACTACTCATGGGCCGAAGAAGCTTCCCGATGACTATAAGGGTAAATGGTTTGTATTGTTTAGCCACCCTGCTGATTTCACTCCAGTGTGTACGACGGAGTTTGTAGCGTTTGCCAAGAGGTATAGTGATTTCAAGAAGCTTAACACCGAGCTTATTGGCTTAAGTGTTGATAGTACTTTCAGTCATATCAAGTGGATTGAGTGGATTAAGGAGAAGTTTGGTGTCGAGATACCGTTCCCGATAATAGCTGATCCCCAGGGTGTTGTTGCTAGGAAACTAGGTATGCTGCATGCCGAGTCAGCGACCCATACTGTTAGAGCAGTCTTTGTCGTGGATGACAAGGGTGTTATCAGGACTATTCTCTACTACCCATTGAACATGGGTAGGCTTATAGACGAGATACTGAGGATAGTGAAGGGCCTCCAGATAGTCGATAAGTATGGCCGTGCACTGCCGGCTAACTGGCCTAACAATGAGCTTATAGGTGATGGGGTCATAGTGCCTCCGGCGGCCACGATACAAGAAGCTGAGGAGAGGCTGAAGGAGTACAAGTGTTTCGACTGGTGGTTCTGCTACGAAGAGAAGAAAGTACCCGAGGAAGACGTTAAGCAGGTAAGAGAGTTCCTCAAGAGAGCGGCGGAAGGAGCCAAGTAG